Proteins encoded together in one Mycobacterium noviomagense window:
- a CDS encoding type II toxin-antitoxin system Phd/YefM family antitoxin: MPTVNIHEAKTHLSQLLARVENGETVTIARAGKPVADLVPHLRTDIVFGALAGRLDYDADHFDDVDRDLQALFGIA, translated from the coding sequence ATGCCGACAGTCAACATTCACGAGGCGAAGACCCACTTATCCCAATTGCTCGCCCGGGTCGAGAACGGCGAGACTGTCACGATCGCACGCGCCGGGAAGCCCGTCGCCGACCTCGTCCCACACCTGCGCACCGATATCGTCTTCGGCGCGCTCGCCGGCCGACTCGATTACGACGCCGATCACTTCGACGATGTCGACCGCGATCTCCAGGCCCTGTTCGGCATCGCATGA
- a CDS encoding type II toxin-antitoxin system VapC family toxin: MSGLLLDTHVLLWLLDDNPRLGADARKRIAASAAVYVSAASTSELAIKAAIGKLTLPDDLDEAIDRSALRDLPVTRHHTLASDLTALPHKDPIDALLVAQAKTERLTLLTADAKLLRVLPDAVDARR, translated from the coding sequence ATGAGCGGCCTGTTGCTAGACACCCATGTCCTGCTGTGGCTGCTCGACGACAACCCGCGGCTCGGCGCTGATGCACGAAAACGGATCGCGGCGAGTGCGGCCGTCTACGTCTCCGCTGCGAGCACATCGGAGCTGGCCATCAAGGCGGCCATCGGCAAGCTGACCCTGCCTGACGACCTCGACGAGGCGATCGACCGATCCGCGTTGCGCGATCTGCCCGTCACACGTCACCACACCCTGGCGTCCGACCTCACCGCACTACCGCACAAGGATCCCATCGATGCGCTTCTTGTCGCCCAAGCAAAGACAGAACGACTCACGCTACTCACCGCAGACGCCAAGCTGCTGAGGGTCTTGCCTGATGCAGTCGACGCCCGGCGCTGA